Proteins from a genomic interval of Phlebotomus papatasi isolate M1 chromosome 3, Ppap_2.1, whole genome shotgun sequence:
- the LOC129806140 gene encoding uncharacterized protein LOC129806140: MDGVLFLIIIPTEKEEENLSDKKVSFFEKDTIPSEDQNKTSDSTTEDQNEADEDRESSPRDKLLNQHEKVTINPQQKRKEEKLREMVLQKEEHLRKACQEVPQEAHELNIPLESSMERVLEEIIAKGKITGAAWTEVRKSQKWQIIFTLESGLRCDRVTQWLNDWGIGYRDGSTVTLTPCTVHNFGTDADSRTASQADLDQKEGIWEKFVASVTARLNVAQLVDQVRVNAEIRFDFVTLIIVAAILAGFGLVENNSLFLAASMLISPLMGPIVAATFGTVVKDRQLTKLGVTNELVGILLATLVGFFFGLIVCISNGYYGLQEGLTREMLSRCELHSLVVGILIALPSGAAVAIGILGENAGSLAGVAISASLLPPAVNSGFLWAVAAFYNLSGQEADARFKDLVTTSQYSNNQFTELILQATVSLGVTLTNVISIFLMGIFILRIKEVAPMVTKSHTHFWKHDVKIARDYNKTCQFDDAQSLRQKLEREIEGFEAQSENQGVGVRAEIMRRMSRGALPFSSFNQNTWSTLAQPQNTRPTMQDIEALYRDTSVYPKYQPERIRGSIFVPPSQDGGAFFRRSSMPAKSFTKPQHNFHKLERITEMNNANDGQVTPRSTKKTFTVLQVDGNEENGRK; encoded by the exons GATAGCACCACAGAAGACCAGAATGAGGCAGATGAAGACAGAGAATCGTCTCCGAGGGACAAATTGCTCAATCAACACGAGAAAGTGACGATAAATCCACAACAGAAGCGAAAAGAGGAGAAATTGCGGGAAATGGTGCTGCAGAAGGAGGAACATTTGCGAAAGGCATGTCAGGAAGTACCACAAGAAGCTCATGAATTAAACATCCCTTTGGAGTCATCCATGGAACGGGTACTGGAGGAAATTATAGCCAAGGGCAAAATCACCGGTGCCGCCTGGACGGAAGTTCGCAAGAGTCAAAAGTGGCAGATTATCTTCACCCTGGAGAGTGGTCTGAGATGCGATCGGGTGACACAGTGGCTCAATGATTGGGGCATTGGGTATCGCGATGGTTCAACAGTCACCCTCACTCCCTGCACAGTTCACAACTTTGGAACAGACGCAGACAGCCGGACGGCCTCGCAGGCAGACCTGGACCAGAAGGAGGGCATTTGGGAAAAATTCGTGGCTTCGGTCACGGCTCGCCTCAATGTCGCCCAACTTGTGGATCAAGTGAGGGTCAATGCAGAGATTCGATTTGATTTCGTCACTCTCATCATCGTAGCAGC aatccTCGCGGGATTCGGTTTAGTGGAGAACAATTCCCTTTTTCTAGCGGCCAGCATGCTAATCTCCCCACTAATGGGCCCTATTGTGGCAGCAACTTTTGGGACAGTGGTCAAGGATCGTCAGCTGACAAAATTGGGCGTTACGAATGAGCTAGTGGGAATTTTACTGGCCACTCTCGTAGGCTTCTTCTTTGGCCTAATTGTATGCATCTCCAATGGCTACTACGGACTCCAGGAGGGTCTCACGCGAGAGATGCTGAGCAGATGTGAGCTACATTCCCTGGTAGTGGGAATTCTCATTGCTCTGCCCTCGGGAGCAGCTGTAGCCATTGGGATTCTCGGAGAGAATGCAGGATCTCTAGCAGGAGTGGCTATTTCTGCCTCCCTGCTCCCTCCAGCTGTCAATTCTGGCTTTCTCTGGGCTGTCGCTGCCTTCTACAATCTCTCTGGCCAAGAAGCCGATGCCAGATTCAAAGATCTCGTAACGACCTCTCAATACTCGAATAACCAATTTACAGAACTAATCCTCCAGGCAACTGTGAGCCTTGGAGTAACTTTAACTAATGTAATCTCTATCTTCCTTATGGGTATCTTTATACTGAGAATTAAGGAAGTCGCCCCCATGGTCACAAAATCCCACACGCATTTCTGGAAGCACGATGTAAAGATTGCCAGGGATTACAATAAAACCTGCCAATTCGACGATGCCCAATCCCTGAGACAGAAACTCGAGAGGGAAATTGAGGGATTCGAGGCACAGTCTGAGAACCAGGGAGTTGGGGTTAGGGCAGAAATTATGCGTAGGATGAGCAGAGGAGCCCTGCCATTCAGTTCCTTCAACCAAAACACTTGGAGCACCCTGGCTCAACCCCAAAATACCCGCCCCACAATGCAGGACATTGAAGCCCTCTACCGAGATACAAGTGTCTACCCTAAGTACCAACCTGAACGTATCCGAGGCAGCATTTTTGTTCCACCATCGCAGGACGGGGGCGCATTCTTCCGGAGGAGTTCCATGCCGGCCAAGAGTTTCACCAAACCAcaacacaattttcacaaattgGAAAGAATCACTGAGATGAACAATGCAAATGATGGTCAAGTCACACCCAGGAGCACAAAGAAAACCTTCACTGTGCTACAGGTGGACGGGAATGAGGAAAATgggagaaaatga